ttgggccgggcctGAAAAAGCCCACGGCAGAAAACTAAGGCCCAGGCCCTCCCAAGCCCTATCACtaggcctacttttcaagcccaagcccggcctatctggtaaaaagccctaaaaagcccttagggcttagggccgtgtgccgggcctcttccttaaattgccaatatgccaagcccaagtcCGTCCAGGCCCTACTGATGGGCTCAAAagtcaggcccaagcccggcccatgagcAAGCCCAttgggcctaggccctggattttagggccgggcctgggtgggccgccAGGGCcaggcctgagatggccaggactactcATAAGCTAGGACCGTCACTAGGCATTGTCTATCTCTGGATAGGAAACCAAAGGGGGCACCTCCGCAATTGAGCTAACATGCAAGAACGCTTGAGTCAGCTCCATGCCATTGCTCGAAGCCAGAGTCTCGTTAACCTTGGCTTTGTTCCTGCATGCCTTGGATCATCATCTCGGGCAAAACAACATCCAAAGCCGGAGAATCATAACACTCAATTTTTTTTGTGATCTAGACGCTAGTAGAAGGTAGCATGTCTTGTGTAAATTCTTTTTTGATGGGCCATTCGGTTTCTACAAAACGGACTCTCAATTTACCTGGGCAGCAACTTATTCATGTGTGAATTAGAATAATCCTTAAAGTCTTAAACAAGGCTTGCTCGACAAAATTGGCGGCTAGTCAAATGTCACACAATTCTAATTTGTGAGCCACCTATTACCTGCACGTTATAATTCCGCTCCAATCAACTATTGCTTCACCATGGGTTTTATTAATTTCGTCGGAATTGAAATTGGACACGATAAACACCACAATTCGGCAAAAAAGCTACTTCGGACGTAGAATTTCAGTAGGCGTGTTAATTTGTCGGTTATCTGAATTTTATTTAAACAAGTCAAATCTTTTACTATATATATCAACTCTCAACCTTTACAAATCGGGAACTGCACAAACTTGTCATCTGAGGCGACAGATTTCACACTAGTATTAAAAAAACGTCCTATAGTATGGGACGGGGGGAGTAGTATACAACGTTACTTCAATCAAGGGGAAAATGAAGCGTGGTTGGTCAAAGGACATGGCAGGTTTAACGCCCATTTAAACCCCTCACCGCCCACCATTTCCGCCTCCTTATAAATACGCGCGCCCCCATGGAATCCTCCAACCTTCCTCGAATCCCCTCGCCATTTCCAGTCTCGATCGCTAATGGCGAGCACGGCGGAAGCGCTGCGGCTGCCCCCGCGCCTCTCGGGTTCGCCGCCATCCTCGCCCGTCACCGTCGGCGCGCTACTCACCAATGCTGTCGGCGCCAGCAGGACCCGGCGCGAATGCCGTTCACCACGGTCCCTGCTGTCGCGCATTcttgggaggggcggcggcgggttcGGCTGCCGCCTGCGCATCCCCTGCTACTGCTCCAGCGGCGCCGGAGCggccgccaaggaggacgccgtagaggaggaggtggccgcgcCTAAGGTGGTCGTGGCGAGCAAGCAAGAAGCAGAGGTTCGCGAGTCGCCTCGGAGTTCACTGCAGGGTACGTGAGTGATTAAACTGGCTGAGTTAAATGTGATCGGCGTATGCTGGTGATGGCCAACGGCGTGGCGTGGTTAATTGTTTCCGCAGGGATGAAGGCGGCGCCGGAGGTGTCGGCGGCGAGCCTCGGGCTGGGCGCGGGCCTGGTGCTGCTGCTGTCCAGGGGCGCGGCGGAGCTGAGCAGGATGGCGGAGCTGCGCGCCCAGATGGAGCGGCTGGTGATGGACGTCAGGGCGGAGGCGCGTGGCAGCACCCGCTCCGACTTGTCTGACAGCGGCCATGTCGATGACGGTGCCAGCGTCGTCAAGGAGCGCATCGTCTTCACCGATGCCGGCGGCGAGGACGCCTCGTTGTCCTGTGGTTCACGCGATGCCACCTCGGCGTGCGGCGATGCGGGCGTTGGAGATGCTGTCGCTGCGATGGATCAGATGGAAGCGGAGCTCGAGGCGGAACTGACGCGCCTGCAGCTCGACTCGGACCTCGGTGACGGGGAGGAGGAATGCGtgaccagtggcggagccagggaATTCGAATGAGGAGGGCCAAGTATTGTTATGTCTTGTTAGAGAGGGCCAGTTCATAAAAATACATCATTTTAGCAGCAAAAACATCAAAGTTTACACTAATACTAGACTCAAATCAGTAGTGTTagggggggccagggcccctgctggtccccccctgtctccgccactgtgcGTGACCCCGCGgcgagatcaccagctcgaggtaCCGTGCACTCGTGCCGCCAGTCGCGCGCCGGCGCGCGCTCGCTCTATGCCAATTTGACGG
Above is a window of Triticum aestivum cultivar Chinese Spring chromosome 6B, IWGSC CS RefSeq v2.1, whole genome shotgun sequence DNA encoding:
- the LOC123134798 gene encoding protein POLARALIZATION DURING ASYMMETRIC DIVISION AND REDISTRIBUTION-like codes for the protein MASTAEALRLPPRLSGSPPSSPVTVGALLTNAVGASRTRRECRSPRSLLSRILGRGGGGFGCRLRIPCYCSSGAGAAAKEDAVEEEVAAPKVVVASKQEAEVRESPRSSLQGMKAAPEVSAASLGLGAGLVLLLSRGAAELSRMAELRAQMERLVMDVRAEARGSTRSDLSDSGHVDDGASVVKERIVFTDAGGEDASLSCGSRDATSACGDAGVGDAVAAMDQMEAELEAELTRLQLDSDLGDGEEECVTPRRDHQLESAVKSDISSESGSPACVGMDGVLDDAARGCKEHEDNEEEEEGATDEEDEDSKACDGGVPARVLERRLHELLQSRHEERIAELETELERAQRKLRDKEREVSRWRDTAKLVSRHKDESRLR